A window of the Gossypium hirsutum isolate 1008001.06 unplaced genomic scaffold, Gossypium_hirsutum_v2.1 scaffold_109, whole genome shotgun sequence genome harbors these coding sequences:
- the LOC107928895 gene encoding COX assembly mitochondrial protein 2 homolog, translated as MHPPLTLHRHPMCAEIIEEFQKCHLEHPITKFFGECTELKIKLDRCFRQEKALKRKANFEQSKKLKERLQALRKETAENDS; from the exons ATGCACCCTCCTCTGACTTTACACAGGCATCCTATGTGTGCTGAA ATCATCGAGGAATTCCAAAAGTGTCATTTAGAGCATCCAATAACTAAATTCTTCGGTGAATGTACAGAATTAAAGATAAAGCTCGATCGCTGTTTCCGACAGGAA AAAGCTTTGAAGAGGAAGGCCAATTTTGAACAGAGTAAGAAACTGAAAGAAAGACTTCAGGCGTTAAGGAAGGAAACTGCTGAAAACGATTCATGA